AAGGTTTCATCGGTCGTGAGGAAATAGTATACCTTCTCTTTCATGCTATTTGCACTTTGAGTAGTGATAATTCCTGTTATGGTTTCTTCTTTTGTGCTTTTGTTAGTTTTTGTTTCCATATTTCCTCTCTTGCAGAGAGTAACACTTATAGCACATAAAAGAATTGCGACAAGAGGATACATTTTTTTCAAATTTAAAAAATTTTTTTAAATCTAATTATTTTTTATTCATGATAAAGTCTGGTCATGCTTTATAAAGCAATTTAATTACAAAATCTATTTATGGTCTAATATTGCTGAAAAGTGAAAAAATATTTCTTTGTTATAGAAAAATATATTCAAAGTATGTAAAGTACTTTGAATTTCTACTAATTGAGCATGATGAGGCAACTGTTAAAGATTAGGAATTTGAAAAAAATTCTTTCTCTCTACTTCCGACTTCAATTTTTGGATAAGAGATTATTGTTATTTTTTTGAGCGTATTACCTGTTAAACATTTATTCTATTTGTATAATTTTTACTGTGAGATTGGTAGTAAACCCTGTTTGACTTAGCAGGAAACATGATCGATGATTTTTAAGTTAATTGATCAATGAGTCTTATATGATAAGAAGATGTTATGTTACTCACTATTAAAGTAAAACAATTTATGCATTCGCCAGGATGTTAACTTTCATAAAAAAACACCAGCTTACAGCTGGTGCTTCGTGAGATTGGAGGGTGAGGGTATTATTGTACCGCAGGCTTACTTCCGATGAATAGTAACCACTCCTTCTTCAATTATTCCATCAGGGAAACGCAAAATGTAAAGATAGCTTCCATCCTCACAATTTTCGCCATTCCAATCATTCCTGTAGTCTTTGCTAGAATAGACTAGGCCGTTATAACGGTTATACACGCGCAATTCGGTGCCAGGATATTTTTCTAGGTTGCCTATGATAAAGTAATCATTGATTCCATCTCCATTAGGAGTAAAAGCTTTGGGTATATAGACATCACAATGACGAAGCTTAACATAAAAGCTGTCGATGTAAGTTTTGCATCCTTTAACATAAACATAATACCAACCGGGAACTTTTGTAACTACAGAAGATTCTTTGCTTTGAAATTGAGGCCATTCGTACGTATAATCGTCTGAGTTCTGTTGCGCAGAAAGCTGTACACCTTCGCTAAGACAACCGTTAATTAGATTTGAACTACTTAGCTTGGGTTTTGGAATGAATTTTACACGAATACTTTTGATTTGGGCATTTCCATTACTGAGAGACACAGTGACTCGATAAGTTCCACTTTCTTTGATGAGAATGGTAGAATTTGTTTCACCCGTACTCCATTTATAAGAAGTAGCACCAGGACTATAAGCATTTAATCTCACGGGTGATTCAATGCAGGTATCTTGAGGAACCATCTCAAAGATGGAATAGTCTTGAACATAATCATTTTCGGTGGAGGTGGTTTCGTTGATGGGTGTGGCATCTTCTGCATCGGTTACATAAATATAAGTTGGAGATTTCACAGTTGAATAAGAAGTGGAGGACGATATTTGTCCTTCATATTGTTTGATGATATATTCTTTTGTTTCTTCTTCCAAGGGAAGTTTTTGAATTGTTTGGTAAATTTTATCGGGCTTTGCTTGAGGATTGATGACAACATGAGCTTTTTTTGTGGTTTCTTCGTTCATGCCAATGAGTAAAACAGGATTGGTGTTTGCATCGTTGATGGCTACGACCGGATATGTTTTCGAAGTAATGGCTGTAGAATCAATTAAAGATTGTTGGCTTGGGGAGTTTTGAACTGAAAAAAGATGTATAAAATACCATACAGAGGTTACTATTGCTATTCCACCCAAAGTAATGAGACCGATTTTTATAATTTGTGACCATGGTGTTATGAGTGGAATGTTTTTTACTTTGGAAATAATTTCAACACCTAATTGATTAAAATAATTATCAGGAACTTTAAATGGATTTTCATCGCCTGTTAGTTGCCTCAATTTTTCTTCATCCTTATTAATCAATAAATCAGATAACTTATTTTTTCTCATACCGATAAATTTGACTATTGAACATTAAAAAAGTTTAATCATTTTTAGCTAAATTTTCCAAAATTTTTTTGACCACAATATGATAGGTTACTTTAAGAGTTGAGATGTTAGTTTTCAGAATTTGTGAAATTTGATCGTAGCTAAGATTATTAAAGTATTTGAGAATAAAAACGATTTTTTGTTTTTCTGGTAGCTTTTGAATTTCATGCCAGAGTTTTTGTTGAATTTTTGAACCTGAAAAGTATGAGTCTGCTTTAAAACTATCACCAGTTTGTTCGATCATTTCTTCAAGGGAAATCTTGAGATGGGCTTTTTTGTTTTTTAAGAAACTCAGAGCTTCATTAATGGCTATGCGATACATCCAAGTAAAAATTCGAGAATCCTCTTTGAAGAAGGGGATGTATTTCCATATTTTGATAAAAGTATTTTGGACAATGTCATTAGCATCATCATGGTCGAAAACGATTCGACGAACTACCCAATAAATATTTTCTTTGTATTTATTGACTAGATAAGTAAATCCACGTTCACGTGTAGCATCACTTTTGAGTAGGGCTAGAATTTCACTGTCTGTAGGATGGGCCATGGGAGGGTTATTTACGTTTGATAACTTGCAGTGTTTTCTGGATAATACTTTGATAATTAAGTTGATATTTATTCATCAGTTCTGTTGGCGTTCCACTTTCCCCGAATTGATCTTGCATGCATACCATCTCTATGGGGACTGGATGATAAAGGGTGGCAATACCGGCTATTAATTCACCAAGACCTCCGGCCTTAAGATGTTCTTCTGCAGTGACTGCACAACCTGTTTTTTGCAAAGAATAAATTATTTGGTTTTCATCGAGAGGTTTCAACGTATGTATGTTAATAACTTCTGCAGAAATGTTATATTGCTCAAAAAGAATTCTAGCAGCCTCTAATGCTTCCCATACCATATGACCTGTGGCGAAAATAGAAACGTCTAGACCTTCTTGAAGCACTAATGCTTTGCCCAGTTCAAATGGAAGATCCCAAGTGAAATCTGGCACAGATGGGCGACCAAATCGCAAATATACAGGGCCCTCCCATTCAGCTATAGCAAGAGTTGCCTTATAAGTTTGACTGTAATCACAAGGATTGATCACAGTCATATTGGGTAGAGATCGCATCAAGGCGAGATCTTCCATCATTTGATGTGTGGCTCCATCTTCGCCCACAGTAAGGCCAGCATGTGAAGCGCAAATCTTAACAT
The Bacteroidales bacterium genome window above contains:
- a CDS encoding gliding motility-associated C-terminal domain-containing protein, translated to MRKNKLSDLLINKDEEKLRQLTGDENPFKVPDNYFNQLGVEIISKVKNIPLITPWSQIIKIGLITLGGIAIVTSVWYFIHLFSVQNSPSQQSLIDSTAITSKTYPVVAINDANTNPVLLIGMNEETTKKAHVVINPQAKPDKIYQTIQKLPLEEETKEYIIKQYEGQISSSTSYSTVKSPTYIYVTDAEDATPINETTSTENDYVQDYSIFEMVPQDTCIESPVRLNAYSPGATSYKWSTGETNSTILIKESGTYRVTVSLSNGNAQIKSIRVKFIPKPKLSSSNLINGCLSEGVQLSAQQNSDDYTYEWPQFQSKESSVVTKVPGWYYVYVKGCKTYIDSFYVKLRHCDVYIPKAFTPNGDGINDYFIIGNLEKYPGTELRVYNRYNGLVYSSKDYRNDWNGENCEDGSYLYILRFPDGIIEEGVVTIHRK
- a CDS encoding RNA polymerase sigma factor codes for the protein MAHPTDSEILALLKSDATRERGFTYLVNKYKENIYWVVRRIVFDHDDANDIVQNTFIKIWKYIPFFKEDSRIFTWMYRIAINEALSFLKNKKAHLKISLEEMIEQTGDSFKADSYFSGSKIQQKLWHEIQKLPEKQKIVFILKYFNNLSYDQISQILKTNISTLKVTYHIVVKKILENLAKND
- a CDS encoding transketolase family protein → MKYYKSRQMKDTRSGFGDALLELGKNNSRVVALCADLTSSLKMDIFAREFPHRFFQVGIAEANMMGIAAGLASSGFIPFVGTFAVFATGRVYDQIRQSIAYSQKNVKICASHAGLTVGEDGATHQMMEDLALMRSLPNMTVINPCDYSQTYKATLAIAEWEGPVYLRFGRPSVPDFTWDLPFELGKALVLQEGLDVSIFATGHMVWEALEAARILFEQYNISAEVINIHTLKPLDENQIIYSLQKTGCAVTAEEHLKAGGLGELIAGIATLYHPVPIEMVCMQDQFGESGTPTELMNKYQLNYQSIIQKTLQVIKRK